ACCGTCCCCGCCCCCACCATCACCGCGTCATGCTCGCTTCTCAGCTTATGGACGAATTCCCGCGCCTTATCGCCGGTTATCCATTTTGAATCGCCGGCCCGCGTCGCTATCTTCCCGTCAAGGCTTTGGGCGATTTTGACCGCGACAAAAGGCATCTTCTTGGTTATATATTTAATGAAATCCTCGTTCAGTTCGCGGGCCTCGGCATCCAGAAATCCCACGGAGGTCTTTATGCCGCGGATCCTTAATATTCTCAACCCCCTGCCGTTATTTACGGGGTTAGGGTCTTTGATCGCCGCCACGACCCGCTTTATCCCGGACCGGATTATCGCGTCTGTGCACGGCGGCGTCCTGCCGAAGCGGCTGCATGGCTCAAGCGAGATATACATCGTCGCGCCTTCCGCCTCTTTGCCTGCCTGGCGCAGGGCGTATATCTCGGCGTGCGGCCCGCCGGCGAATTTATGGTAACCGGAGCCGACTATCCTGCCGCGTTTTACTATTACCGCGCCGACGCACGGATTCGGGCTGGTCATCCCTTTGGCCTTTTTAGCGAGTTCCAGGGCTATCTTTATATATTTTTCGTCTTCGCTGCGCATCTTTTAAGTTCCTCGACGATCGTATACGGTACTTTGACCGTGCCCATAAGCATATGGCCTTTGTTAACTCCGTGGCAATCCGAGCCGCCGCTGACCAGGAGCCCGTATTCCTTCGCGAGTTCAAGATACTTTTTCGTGACCTGTTTCGAATGCTCGGAATGATAGGCCTCGATCCCGTCCAGCCCGTATTTTACGAATTTCGGGATGAGCGCATCGCCGCCCATCAAATTAGGGTGAGCGTAGACCGCGACGGCTCCGACCCTCTTCAGTTCGGCAATGGCGTCCTTCGCCGTTATATCATAATGCGCCACATAACAGGGCCCCTTGTCCCCTATGAACCGCTTGAACGCCTCCTGGATCGAGGAGACGTAACCCCCTTCCTCAAGCACAGCTGCCACATGCAGCCTGCCGACCGAGCCCGGGCCGCTCAATTCAAATACGCGGGTGGGATCCAGGTTTACATTATATTTTTTAAGTTTTTCTACCATCCGGTATACCCTGTCTACCCTGTTCTTCCGGATGGACTCCAGCCTCCCGAGAAACTTCTTGTCTTTTATGTCCGGATAAAACCCCAGAAGATGGACCTCATGGCCTTTCTCCTGGGCGGACATCTCGACCCCGGGGATTATTTCCAGCCCGGTTTTTTTAGCGGCCTTCATCGCGGACCCGATGCCGTCGACGCAGTCATGGTCGGTTATCGCTATGCACGAGAGCCCTACCTTGACGGCATTCTCGACGACCTCCTGGGGCGTAAAAGTCCCGTCGGAGAGATGCGTATGGACGTGGAGGTCAGCCGTTCTTTCCACCGGGTGCCTCTTCCTTGTTGATCTTGTCAAGGATGCCGTTCACAAATTTCCCGGATTCGGTATCCCCGAATTTCTTGGCGAGGTCGACGGCCTCGTTTATGGACACCTTCGGGGGTATGTCTTCGCAAAAGAGCAGCTCATAAGCAGCCATCCTGAGGACGTTGCGGTCGATGACAGCCATCCTGCTGAGTTTCCAATTGCTGGCATATTTCGAGATCATTTCGTCGATCTTCTTTTTGTTCCTGATCGCACCGATGACGATCTTAGCGGCGAAATCCGATACCTCAGGCTCCGTCTCTATGTTCTTCCAGAAATCCACCAGGATCTTGTCCTCGGGGTCGTTCCTGACGTCGATCTGGTATAATATCTGGAGCGCGTATTCGCGCGCCTGCGTGCGTTTTCTCATCTTAGATGTTTTCTAAGAGGTTAGCCATCTCTATAGCGGATATCGCAGCGTCGCGGCCCTTGTTCCCGTCCTTGGTCCCGGCCCGCTCGATAGCCTGCTCGAGGTTTTCGGCGGTTATGACGCCGAATATCACCGGTATGCCCGTATCAAGCGATACCTTCGCGACGCCCTTCGCCGCTTCACCGGCCACATACTCGAAATGCGGGGTCGAGCCCTTTATGACAGCACCGATGCATATCACAGCATCGAATTTCTTCGACTTCGCGATCTTATTCGCCACGACCGGTATCTCGAATGCGCCCGGCACCCATATGGCTTCGATCTCGCTGTCCTTCGCGCCGTGCCGCATCAAGGTATCGATAGCCCCCTCCAGAAGGCGTTTCGAGATGAAATCGTTGAACCTTGAGACGACTATCGCGAATTTCTTTCCTTTCGCGATCAACTGCCCTTCGACTGTCTTTACCATCTTCATCCTCCTTCTCTTTTAACGGATCCCTTTTAACACGTGTCCCATTTTCTCTTTCTTTACCCTTAAATACCGCAGGTTCCTCGGGTTCGAGGGCATCTCGATAGGGACGCGCTCGACAACTTTTAACCCGTATCCCTCGAGGCCGACTATCTTCTGCGGGTTATTGGTGATGAGGCGTATCTTTTTTATGCCGAGGTCTGCCAGTATCTGGGCGCCGGTGCCGTAATCACGCAGGTCGGCTTCGAAACCGAGCGCCTTATTCGCCTCGACAGTGTCCATCCCTTTATCCTGCAGCGCGTACGCTTTTATCTTGTTCTCAAGCCCTATCCCCCGGCCTTCCTGCCTCATATACAGGAGAACGCCGCGGCCTTCCCTCTTTATCATGGACAAAGCCTGCCTGAGCTGCCCTCCGCAATCGCAGCGCAGGGAACCAAATACGTCGCCTGTCAGGCACTCCGAATGGACCCTGACCAAAACCGGCCTCTCCGATATTTTTCCCAACACAAGCGCGACATGCACTTTCTTATCGATAATTGATTCGTAAAGCCGGAGCCTGAACTCGCCGTATCCGGTCGGCAGGGTGGTCTCTTCTATCTCTTGGACAAGCTTTTCGGCGGCCATGCGGTATTTAATAAGGGCCGCTATGGAACAGATCCTGAGTTTATGCTTCCGGGCGAATTTTATAAGCTGGGATGTCCTGGCCATCGTCCCGTCGTCATTCATTATCTCGCAGATGACGCCGGCCGCCTTCAGCCTCGCCAATTTAGCAAGGTCTACCGCAGCTTCAGTATGGCCGGTCCTGACGAGCACCCCGCCCTCTTTCGCCCTCAACGGGAAGATATGGCCGGGCCGGCTGAAATCCACTGGCTTCGACCTGGGATTTACGAGCGCCTTTATCGTCTTTGACCTGTCTTGGGCGGATATGCCGGTAGTGACGCCTTCCTTCGCGTCGATCGACATCGTCCACGCGGTGTTAAAATTACCGCCGCCGGTCTCGGATAGCACCTCTATCCCCAGCTCGCGAAGGCGTTTCTCTTCCATGGGGACGCATATTAGGCCGCGGCCGTATTTCGCCATGAAATTTATCGCCTCGGGCGTGACGAATTCCGCGGCCATAAGCAGGTCCCCCTCGTTCTCGCGGTCCTCGTCGTCGATGACGATGATCATCCTGCCCTTTTTGATATCCTCTATTGCTTCTTTGATCGTGTTGAACATTATATTCTTTCCATCCTGTAGCCTGAACGGCTACGGGATATTTTCCTTCGGAAAATAAAAAACCCGAAGATCTCTCTTCGGGTCAAAATACGCGATATGGCGGCATAAAAACCGCTTATCTTCTCCCATCTAGACTTTGACTATTGGCTCCGTGGTTACAACGGATCTGTCCCATCCTTAAAACATATGGATTTGGGACTCGCAGGCTTTAACTGCCAGTGGGGAATTTCACCCCTCCCGAAGATGTAATAATTTTATACTATATACCGCTTATTGTCAAGCGGTATGGTTCATGCGGGTGACTGCCGACGGAGCCCTTGCCCGCGAACCATAGTGAGCGGGCGAGGTGCTCGGCAGGCAGGACCCGTTCACATGGGTCTTATTGACAAGCCGGGGGTTATAGGGTATCATTAATCCCGTTATGGAAAAAAAGAACGTACAGGAAAGGCTTGACAGGATACGCGCTGAATTGGCGATCTTCTATGAGATCGGCAACGCGATGCGCTCTACCCTCAATCTTGAGGAGATCCTCTTTATCATATTGACCGGAGTGACCTCCCACGCGGGCCTCGGCTTCAACAGGGCCATGCTCTTCCTTGTGAACGAGCAGGAGAACACTCTCGAGGGAAAGATGGGTTTAGGCCCCCATTCCGGCGAAGAGGCCGGCCTCATCTGGAGCAGGATATCTTCCCAGCAGATGTCGCTCGAAGACCTCATATCGGCCTATACCTTCTATAAAAAGGGCGGGTCAGACCTCGACAAGGCAGTAAGGGGCATAAAGATCCCCTTACGCGAGGATGCCGGAGTTCTTGCCGTGACCGTTCTTGAAGGTATGAGCATGGAGGTAACCACGGACGAGGCTCGTCATAAGACAGCCAACGACCCTGTCCTGCAATTCTTAAGGACCGAGTATTTCGTGACCGTCCCGCTCAAGGCAAAGGATAAAGTTGTAGGAGTGATACTGGCGGACAACCTATTCACGAAGAAACCCATACTCAAGGACGACATAAGGACTTTGACGATGTTCGCGAACCATGCCGGCCTCGCGATCGAAAATTCACGGCTTTATGAGCAAACGGTTTACGAATCCAATACCGATACTCTCACGCGGCTCTGGAACCACGGATATTTCCAATTCCTCCTGACCGAGGAACTGAAGAAGGCTTACGAGAGCAAGTCCCCCCTCTCCATGGTCATGTTCGACATAGATAATTTCAAGAACTATAACGACACGATGGGGCACCAGATGGGAGACCAGATCCTCCGTGAGGTAGCGAGGATATTAAAGACCGTCTGCGACGGGAAGGGTTTTGTGGCACGCTACGGCGGCGAGGAGTTCGCCGTGATACTTCCCAACCAGGGTAAAAACCCCGCTTATACTATCGCGGAAAACCTCAGGATGGCGATAGAAAACTTCGAGTTTAAAGGACAGCAAGTCCAACCTACCAAGAACCTTACCATAAGCGCGGGCCTCTCTACCTACCCAGAAGACGCGCCCGATAAAGAAAAGCTGATCTACTTAGCTGATATGGCGCTGTATGAAGCGAAGAGGACCGGCAAAAACAAAGTCTGCGCCTATAGGTCCAGATGACCTTAAGCTGTCTTCGCCTCCAGCTCTTGTGAAAACTTAACCGAAACGATCTTCGATACACCCGACTCCTCCATAGTGATGCCATACATTACGTCGGCCACCGAAATCGTCTTCTTGTTATGTGTTATTATTATGAACTGCGAAGTCTTCACGAAATCCTTCAGCACTCTGCAGAACCTGTCTATATTAGCCTCGTCGAGCGCCGCGTCCATCTCGTCCATCACGCAGAACGGGCTGGGTTTCACCTTAAATATGGAGAAGAGGAGCGCTATCGCGGTCATTGAACGCTCGCCTCCGGATAGCAGCGATATGGATTGAGGCTTCTTACCCGGGGGCCGCGCGATTATCTCGATGCCGCTCTCGAGGATATCCTCCTGGTCGATGAGCAGAAGTTCAGCGTCGCCTCCGCCGAAGAGCAGCCTGAACATATCCCTGAATTCGGCCTGTATCTTTTGGAATGTCTCGAGGAACATCTCTCGGGTCGTCCTGTTGAGCTTGTTTATCGCCTTATGCAGGTCATCTTTAGCCAGGACGAGGTCCTGCTGCTGGGTTGTCAGGAAGTTATACCTCTCCTGCAGTTCCTGGTGCTCTTCTATCGCGACAAGATTTACCGGTCCCATGCCTTCTAGCTTGGAGCGCAGGGCCTCCATCTTGTCGTTCATCTCGTCCCAATTTATGTCTTCGGGTATGGCCGCTTGCTCAAGGTCGGTCTCGACTTTATAGACCTGGATCAGCCTGTCGCGCAGGCTGTTCTTCCTGTAATTGAACTCGGTGGTCTTGACCTCAAGGGTGTGCAGGCGACCGCTCAATTCATTAAAGGACTTCTGGGCCTCCTTTGACTCGTTCTCTACGCGGGATATGGAATCGCCTGCAGTTTTCCTTTCATCCAATATCTGGCGCGAATCGGATTCCGCCGCTATCCTGGCGCTGACGAGCTCCTCATTCCTCTTGGCAAGCTGTTCCGATTCGACCATCAATTCCGAGATCCTCATCTTGGAATCCCTGATCTCTTTCTCTTTCGAGGCCAGACCGGTTTTTTCGTCTTCGAAAGACCTCGCCATCATGGAGAGGGCGTTGGTTACCGAGACCTCCTTGTCCTTAAGCATGTCCAACTCAGTCTTGCTCTGGGTTATAAGGACAAGCGTATCCTCCCTCTCTTTCAGCTTGAGGGTTATCGTATCCTGGTTCGACTTGATCGTATCCTGGACTTTCGCGTCTTCGTCGTCGAGCAAGGCGAGCTCTTTCTTAAGCTCCTCCTCCTTGGTCACGTAGGTGTCTATCTCGGAGTTCACCTCCCCGAGTTCAAGGTTCAACAGCGACTCCTCCTCGTTAAGCTTGTTCATGGCTTCTTCAAGGCCGGCTTTTTCGCTGATCTTGTTGGCGTTATCTATCTGAATCTTATGTATATCTTCGGCGACAGCCTTCGTCTCTGCCTGGAGCGAGTCCCTGAGTTGCTTCTTCTCCTGGAGGCCGCGTTCGAGGGCCGCGGACTTCGCCTTCAGGTTTTCTATTGTTATCCTCAATTCCTTTATCTTGGCGTCCCTTCCTATCAGGCCGAAACCTTCCGCCTTCTGGACCTTGCCTCCGGCCGAAAGCCCTTTCTCCACGACTTCGCCGTTCTTGGTTATGAGCCTGACATGGTCCTGCCGCCCGGCTATCGAGCCGAACGCGGACTCCAGGTCATCCGCAAGGTAAGTATCGCGCAACATGAATTCGATGACGCACTTTACGCTTCCTTCCGCCTTTATGTAATTTATGAGGTCTGTCCTTGATCCTGAACGGGAGACGCCTTCCAGCGGTATGAATGTGGCGCGGCCGAGCGAACCTTCGTCCAGGAATTTGATGAGCCTTTTCGCGGTCTCATTATCTTTGACGATAACGGCCTGTACCAGGTCCCCTAAAGCCGCCTCTATAGCATTATCGTAACCCTGGAAAGGTTCGATCAGGTCGGCAACTATGCCCACTACCCCCTGAGATATGGGCGAACCCTTCTCCACTTCTTTCAGGACACTCTTTACTCCGAGCGAGAAACCCTCATATTTGGCCTTGAGGTCTTCAAGGAAAGTGAGCCGCGATTGCGCCGCGGTCAATTCCGAACTGAGGCCCTGGAATTCGACCTCGAGGTTAGTTATCTCTTCACTTAGCGAGCTTAAGTCCCCCTCGGCCTGGGCTTTTTTCCAGTTAAGGTTCTCTATATCCTTGGATATCCTTTCCACGAAGGCCACCAGCTCACCGAGTTTCTGGCCGGAGGCGGCCCTTTCCTCATCGACCTTCCTCTTCTCTACTTCTATCCTTCTCTGGCGCGCGCCCAGGTGCTGGGTGTGCGCGACTAATTTCGTCAATTCGTTGCGGGCCTTCGTCTGACCCGCCGCAATATCCACGACGTAGAGTTTCGCCTTTTCTATGTTCTGCTGGCAGGTCTTTATAGTTTCGGCGATGGCCTCAAGATATTTGGTCTTTTCTTCTATCTCAGACTTCTTATTTTCCTCGTTGCTCCTGAAAAGGCCGGCCTCGGAATTCAGGCGGCCTACTTCGTTCTCCAGGCTGGAAAGCCTTTCGCGGTTACCGGCGATATCTTTTTCCAGCCCCGCGATCCTGGAATTGATCTCGTTAGACCTTTCGGAATTATAGGATATTTTGTCCTTATTCCTTTCGACCTGGCCTTCTATATTGACCGCATTGGCCTTCGCGTCCGACAACCGCTGGTCGACCTTCGCCAGGTCGTCGCGCAGCGAAGCCAGTTTCGTATCCAGCCCCGAGATGACGGAATTAAGTTCAGACTCCTTCGCCGCCAGGGAATCCCTGTCGGACGATATACTGCCTTCTTCCTGCCTTATCTTCTTGAATTCCGCCGCAGCGGTCCATACCTCCATCTCCTTCAGCTTCTCGAAATCTTCCTTATATTTCCTGGCTTTATTGGCCTGGCGCTCGATGGAATTTATCTGGCGCTTTACTTCGGTTATCACGTCGCTTACCCTGAGGAGGTTCGCCTCTGTCTGCTCAAGTTTTCTCAAGGCTTCTTTCTTCTTGGCCTTGTACCTGGTAATGCCGGCGGCCTCCTCGAATACATAGCGCCTCTCTTCCGGGCGCGAGTCTAATAATTCGGCTATCCTGTTCTGTTCCATGAGGGAATAGGTGGACGTGCCGATGCCGGTCCCCATTAAAAGCTCGTTGATATCTTTTAGCCTTACGGGAGTCTTGTTTATGAAATATTCGCTCTCTCCTGAACGGAATACTCTCCTTGTTATTGTGACTTCGTCATATTCCGTAGGGAGGATCTTGGGCTGGTTTACTATCGTGAGGGATACTTCCGCGAATCCAAGGGCTTCTTTTCCGTCGGTGCCGCTGAAGATGACGTCTTCCATCTTTGTACCGCGGATCTCCCTGGCCGAGGTCTCTCCGAGGACCCACTTGATCGAGTCAGAGATGTTCGATTTACCGCAGCCGTTAGGGCCGACTATCGCCGTTACTCCCGGCTCAAAATTCAGCTCGGTCTTGTTAGCGAACGACTTGAAGCCAAAAAGTTCCAGGTTCTTAAAATGCAAATTGGCACCCTCCCTTCCGACAGTTGAACACCCAAAATTGTTCTCGGTCGGGGAGTGCCAAGATTATTTTGTTATCTTTGTTCCGAATTGTTAGTTAAAAAATAACATATATCGCGTATTTTGTCAATAGATTTATTCGAACGATAGCGTTATTTTGAAGGCCTTCGTCCCTTTCCCCAAGTCTTTCGGAAAAGGCGGAAAAGGAGTCGAATCTTTGACGCTTTTTATGGCCAAGTCGGCCAACGCCGGCTCTGCTTTATTTATTATTACCGGCTCGCCGAAAAGCGAACCGTCATCGAAAAGGGAAAAAGCCACTACGGCGTTTCCGGTAAGCTTCTCCTGCGGCATCGACCGCAGCGCGGTATTAAGGATCTTCGTCCTCACCATCTGGTTATACAGGTCGAGGTTGACTATCCTGTCCCGGACACTTCCATAGTAGTCGGAATAGGATGAATCTTTCATATTCGGGATCGGCTGCGACGTATCTCCCGATATAATCGTGGGCGTAAGGAAAATGACCAACTCGGTCTTTTTTGTCTCGTCTACGACATTCCTGAAAGCCGCGCCGAAAAAGGGAATATCGCCGAGGATCGGAAGCTTGTTGACTGTCCTTATTTTGGTATCTTCTATGAGCCCTCCCATCACGATAGTCACACCGTCCTTTACCACTACGCTCGTCTCGGCCTCGGAGGTCTTTACTATAGGCACGCCGTCCGGGGACGCCGTGGTCTTGATCCTGCTGCCGACCGAACTGACCACAGGCCTTATCTTCATCGATACATAGCCGTCTTTGTTCACGGACGGGGTCACGTAAAGCTGTATACCGACATCTACGAAATTTACCGACTCCGCGGTGGTTACCGCTCCGGCAGCCGGCGTCGTGGTAGTACCGGTAATATAGGCCTCTTTCGTGCCCACCATTATCTTTGCCTCCTGGCCGTCGAGCGCGGTAATGCGCGGGCTGGAGATGATCTTGGTATTCCCTACCAACTTAAGGGCCTGGATGACTGAATTGAAGGTATTGCCGTCCCCGAAGCCCGTGCTTATCGTCAAGGTGCCGCCTGAGGTCAGGTTGGCGGTAAGCTTCTGGTCGACAGTGACTTTCTTTAAGATCGTCTGCCAATCTATCCCGGTGGTCAACTTGTCATCTAACTCCACCTGGACTATCTTGGCATCGATGAGGACTTGCCGGGTCTTTTCATCAAAAGCATTTATTATCCTCTCGATGTCCGCCACCTTCCCGGGCAGGTCGGTCACAACCACGGTATTCGTGCGTTCGTCAAACCGGACCGAACCCAGTCCTTTCGTGATCATATCCTGTATCTTGGGGTTCAATTTATCGCTCTTAGCGTAATCCAGCGTGAAGACCTTCGTGACCGTAGGGGAATCGAGCGAGGCGACCATCTCCTTCATCTGCTCGAGCCTTCCGGCGCTATCCATCAATATAAGGGAGTTCGAACCTTCATCCACTATGACCCTCCCTATGGTCGTCTTGACCTGCGTGACGGCTTTAGCCACTTCTACCGCCTTCGCGTAATTAAGCTTGATAGTGACCAATTCTTTCTTATCCTTGAAATGCTCTCCGTACATCGCCTCGTATTCCCGGCCGGTCATGACGTTCACGATATCATTGCGCACGTCGTAGGCCAGGTCGTTCGAGAGGAGTATTATCTCGAAGGCGTCCCAGACATCGACATCTTTCAGGAAGATAGTGACCTTGCCGGTCACGCTCTTCGACGCGATGATGTTCATGCCGGTCCTCTGCGATATTATCTTAAGGGTGTCGATTATGTCTATCCCCTTCAGGTCGAGCGTGATCTTCTGCGCGGAGATAGGGGACTGGGCGAAGGAACCGGCCGCGAAGGAGATGAAAATAAAGCATGCCAGAAACCCCGTGAGATACCTTGAAAACTTCATATTGACCCTGTCCATGGCATTCTCCTCTTATAAGGTAAGTTCGAGCACTTCACCGTTTATCGACAAAATTACCTTGTCCGACTGTATATCCTCAACCCTTATATTGTCCAACGAATCGCCCTTGTAAAGGAAATATGATTTCTTGTTCTTCCCGTCCTCCAGGATCACCTGGGGTTTATCACCGGCTATTATCCCCTTCAGCGTAAAATCCTTTAACTTGTCGAAGGAGGCCTGGGCAGGCCTTGCCGCGGGAGCGGCCTGGACCGGGGAGGCCTTAAAAAGATCTTTCGACGCCAGCAGCGCCGGATTATCCTGGATCTCAACGGATACGGAAGATGGATCTGCCTGGACCGGGGAGGCAGATCCTATTTGCGGTTCCTGGCGCACGGCTGCCCCCTTGGCGGGCTCGGGTATATAGGCCGGACGTTTCAGGTTGAAACTTATGACGTCGATCAAAAGGACGGCGGCGATGACAATAAGGACGGTTATCAGGGTTATGTTTATAAATTTGACGTGATCTCCGCTTTTAAGCTGCGGTGGCGCAGTCCTGCGGTCCTGACCGGCAGGAGCCGGACCGGCCTCACGCTCGCCCGGGACGGAACTCTCCCTCTCCTGGAGCGGAGCGGACCTATTCTTAGGTTTCTTTTCGCCGCGGATGAGCCTCAAAAGTTTTTCTTCCGGGCTTGTGAATTCCTCGGGCATTAACTTACCTCCCTGCCTATCACAGCCTGGACGATTTCGCGGTCTATGGCGGTCCTCTCGTCCATTATGACGGTCTCCACGCAATCGTGGCAGAGCAAGGCTATCTTCCTCGGATATCCCTGCGTATGTTCATATATATATTTTATCGCGTCGTCCGTAAAGAGCGGGGCCTGGGCCGAATAACCCGCCTGTTTCAGCCTGAACTCTATCATCTGTTTTGTCTCAGCCTCGTCCAGGGGATTTATCAGGTATTTAAGGGCGATCCTGTCCATGAAATTCTTTATCTTCCTTATCCTGGGCAGCAGCTCGACCTGGCCCAGTATGACAAGCTGCAGGAGCTTGTATTCATTGGTCTCGTAGTTCAATAATATCCTAAGGAGTTCGAGTTGGTTGGCGTCAAGCTTTTGGCCTTCGTCTATGAGGAGGATTATCGTCTTGTTCTCGTCGACGCCTTTTTGGAAGAGGTATTTTTCTATGGCATCCTTGAATTCAAGAGTCGACCTGAATGCCGGTTTGATCCCGAACATCTTCGCGAGGTTTGCGAGGAATTGGAATTCCGTCTTATAACTGGGGTCGAGGATCATGTGGAATATGAAATTATCGTCCCCGTGGAATGATTGCAACAATGTCCGCGAGAGCGTCGTCTTTCCCGTCCCTACGTCGCCCAGGACCACGCTCAGGCCGCGCCTCAACCTTATCGTGATCTCCAGCCTGTTGAGGGCCGATTCATGCGATTGGGAACGGAAGAAAAAGGCGGGGTCCGGACTTGTCGAAAACGGTTCTTTCTCAAGGGCAAGCGCTTTATAATAGCTCAACTTGAGGCCCTTCCGGGTTCCAGTAGTTCGAGGATCTTCTTTATCGGGTATTTATCCCGTCTTAAACTTATTATCCTGTTCAGCCTGTTTATAGTAGATTCATCAAAATATCTGAAATTCGTCTCAGGGCTCCTGCCTACCTCAGAGATAAGCCTTATTTTGAGATAATATTTCACCGTTTCTATGGAAAGTCCGGTCAATCTTGCTAAATCTTTAACTAAATATAGGTTATGAGCGCTCATCTTCTACTCCCTACTCAGGGAGCAGTATATAAAATCATACTTATCTTGTCAAGTATTTTTTGAAGAAAGGGTTAATGGATAGCTATTTTGGAAATTACGATACCGCACCTGAGGATGTTAGAGCGGGCCTGTTTCGGATTCAGCGATAATCTATCGATAGCCAGCAGATGAGCGGAATTCTGCACTTTTCGCATAAAATCTGATATCTGTATCATGTCCCCTTCCAGCTCGAGGCCGGCGTAAAACTTCCTGTAAAGGCTGAATTTTTTCGTGGGCAGGGGTTTTATCTCGTTTATGTGGACTCCGGTCGTATTCGCGAGGGATTCGATCTCGGTGAGGAATTTAGCCATCTCCTCTTCCGCCGAACCGGCCATCCTGAGGGCCGACGCGGCTTTTTCATAATCGCCGGTTATCGGCCCTGTCCTGCCGATGAGGCGCTCGCTCTTTTCCAGTTTGAGGGTGTCCGCGGCTATCTCATCGTTAAGCCGCTTCCATTTTGTCGAGACCGGTTTTAAGATGAACGCCTGGGCGGCCCATGCGACTATCACCGCCAACGTAAGATAAAAAAGCTTGCTCTCCCGGCCGCTGAGGTTTAATAATGTCATTTGGCCGCCTTTCCGGATAACGGGCAGGATATCTCGAAATCCACGAATTCGGCTTGCGGGGTCTTTCTCTTTGCGGCGTATTTCACTTCGACGTTCTCAAAATACGGCGAGTCGTCGAGCAGCTTGACGAACCTGAACACCTCGGACAAAGCTGATGACGTCCCCTTTATGTCCACCCTCCCCTCATCGTATTTATACAGCGCGAGGTTTATCGAAGGGGGCGCGATCCTGTAGAAT
The nucleotide sequence above comes from Candidatus Omnitrophota bacterium. Encoded proteins:
- a CDS encoding AAA family ATPase, which gives rise to MSYYKALALEKEPFSTSPDPAFFFRSQSHESALNRLEITIRLRRGLSVVLGDVGTGKTTLSRTLLQSFHGDDNFIFHMILDPSYKTEFQFLANLAKMFGIKPAFRSTLEFKDAIEKYLFQKGVDENKTIILLIDEGQKLDANQLELLRILLNYETNEYKLLQLVILGQVELLPRIRKIKNFMDRIALKYLINPLDEAETKQMIEFRLKQAGYSAQAPLFTDDAIKYIYEHTQGYPRKIALLCHDCVETVIMDERTAIDREIVQAVIGREVS
- a CDS encoding type II secretion system protein N, coding for MPEEFTSPEEKLLRLIRGEKKPKNRSAPLQERESSVPGEREAGPAPAGQDRRTAPPQLKSGDHVKFINITLITVLIVIAAVLLIDVISFNLKRPAYIPEPAKGAAVRQEPQIGSASPVQADPSSVSVEIQDNPALLASKDLFKASPVQAAPAARPAQASFDKLKDFTLKGIIAGDKPQVILEDGKNKKSYFLYKGDSLDNIRVEDIQSDKVILSINGEVLELTL
- the smc gene encoding chromosome segregation protein SMC; the protein is MHFKNLELFGFKSFANKTELNFEPGVTAIVGPNGCGKSNISDSIKWVLGETSAREIRGTKMEDVIFSGTDGKEALGFAEVSLTIVNQPKILPTEYDEVTITRRVFRSGESEYFINKTPVRLKDINELLMGTGIGTSTYSLMEQNRIAELLDSRPEERRYVFEEAAGITRYKAKKKEALRKLEQTEANLLRVSDVITEVKRQINSIERQANKARKYKEDFEKLKEMEVWTAAAEFKKIRQEEGSISSDRDSLAAKESELNSVISGLDTKLASLRDDLAKVDQRLSDAKANAVNIEGQVERNKDKISYNSERSNEINSRIAGLEKDIAGNRERLSSLENEVGRLNSEAGLFRSNEENKKSEIEEKTKYLEAIAETIKTCQQNIEKAKLYVVDIAAGQTKARNELTKLVAHTQHLGARQRRIEVEKRKVDEERAASGQKLGELVAFVERISKDIENLNWKKAQAEGDLSSLSEEITNLEVEFQGLSSELTAAQSRLTFLEDLKAKYEGFSLGVKSVLKEVEKGSPISQGVVGIVADLIEPFQGYDNAIEAALGDLVQAVIVKDNETAKRLIKFLDEGSLGRATFIPLEGVSRSGSRTDLINYIKAEGSVKCVIEFMLRDTYLADDLESAFGSIAGRQDHVRLITKNGEVVEKGLSAGGKVQKAEGFGLIGRDAKIKELRITIENLKAKSAALERGLQEKKQLRDSLQAETKAVAEDIHKIQIDNANKISEKAGLEEAMNKLNEEESLLNLELGEVNSEIDTYVTKEEELKKELALLDDEDAKVQDTIKSNQDTITLKLKEREDTLVLITQSKTELDMLKDKEVSVTNALSMMARSFEDEKTGLASKEKEIRDSKMRISELMVESEQLAKRNEELVSARIAAESDSRQILDERKTAGDSISRVENESKEAQKSFNELSGRLHTLEVKTTEFNYRKNSLRDRLIQVYKVETDLEQAAIPEDINWDEMNDKMEALRSKLEGMGPVNLVAIEEHQELQERYNFLTTQQQDLVLAKDDLHKAINKLNRTTREMFLETFQKIQAEFRDMFRLLFGGGDAELLLIDQEDILESGIEIIARPPGKKPQSISLLSGGERSMTAIALLFSIFKVKPSPFCVMDEMDAALDEANIDRFCRVLKDFVKTSQFIIITHNKKTISVADVMYGITMEESGVSKIVSVKFSQELEAKTA
- a CDS encoding secretin N-terminal domain-containing protein, with the protein product MDRVNMKFSRYLTGFLACFIFISFAAGSFAQSPISAQKITLDLKGIDIIDTLKIISQRTGMNIIASKSVTGKVTIFLKDVDVWDAFEIILLSNDLAYDVRNDIVNVMTGREYEAMYGEHFKDKKELVTIKLNYAKAVEVAKAVTQVKTTIGRVIVDEGSNSLILMDSAGRLEQMKEMVASLDSPTVTKVFTLDYAKSDKLNPKIQDMITKGLGSVRFDERTNTVVVTDLPGKVADIERIINAFDEKTRQVLIDAKIVQVELDDKLTTGIDWQTILKKVTVDQKLTANLTSGGTLTISTGFGDGNTFNSVIQALKLVGNTKIISSPRITALDGQEAKIMVGTKEAYITGTTTTPAAGAVTTAESVNFVDVGIQLYVTPSVNKDGYVSMKIRPVVSSVGSRIKTTASPDGVPIVKTSEAETSVVVKDGVTIVMGGLIEDTKIRTVNKLPILGDIPFFGAAFRNVVDETKKTELVIFLTPTIISGDTSQPIPNMKDSSYSDYYGSVRDRIVNLDLYNQMVRTKILNTALRSMPQEKLTGNAVVAFSLFDDGSLFGEPVIINKAEPALADLAIKSVKDSTPFPPFPKDLGKGTKAFKITLSFE
- a CDS encoding MerR family transcriptional regulator; translated protein: MSAHNLYLVKDLARLTGLSIETVKYYLKIRLISEVGRSPETNFRYFDESTINRLNRIISLRRDKYPIKKILELLEPGRASS
- the pilO gene encoding type 4a pilus biogenesis protein PilO — translated: MTLLNLSGRESKLFYLTLAVIVAWAAQAFILKPVSTKWKRLNDEIAADTLKLEKSERLIGRTGPITGDYEKAASALRMAGSAEEEMAKFLTEIESLANTTGVHINEIKPLPTKKFSLYRKFYAGLELEGDMIQISDFMRKVQNSAHLLAIDRLSLNPKQARSNILRCGIVISKIAIH